A portion of the Hymenobacter gelipurpurascens genome contains these proteins:
- a CDS encoding inositol monophosphatase family protein, with translation MDYNQLSFQLAAVTRHAGQFIRQEALTFNRSHIETKGVHDLVSYVDKETEKLLVAGLREILPEAGFITEEGTEGADRLEGYNWIIDPLDGTTNFVHGLPVYCVSVGLIHHEELVAGVVYEVVRDECFRAAKGAGAFCNEIPIHVTDVPDLNNSLIATGFPYTDFGKMDDYLQLLGAFMRRSHGVRRVGSAAADLAYVAAGRFEGFFEFNLNSYDVAAGILLVREAGGRVTQFLEDGDPLFGREVVASNGLVHQEMQDTIREFWKEEVA, from the coding sequence ATGGATTACAATCAACTCAGCTTTCAGCTGGCGGCCGTAACGCGCCACGCGGGCCAATTCATCCGGCAGGAAGCCCTGACCTTCAACCGCAGCCACATCGAGACCAAAGGCGTGCACGACCTGGTGTCGTATGTAGACAAGGAAACCGAAAAGCTGCTGGTAGCGGGCCTGCGCGAAATACTGCCCGAGGCCGGCTTCATCACCGAAGAAGGCACCGAAGGCGCCGACCGCCTCGAAGGCTATAACTGGATTATTGACCCCCTGGATGGCACTACCAACTTCGTGCACGGCCTGCCGGTGTACTGCGTAAGCGTAGGCCTCATTCATCACGAGGAGCTGGTGGCGGGCGTGGTGTACGAGGTAGTCCGCGATGAGTGTTTCCGGGCCGCGAAAGGCGCCGGAGCCTTCTGCAACGAGATTCCCATCCACGTCACCGACGTTCCTGACCTGAATAACTCCCTCATTGCCACCGGCTTTCCCTACACCGATTTCGGCAAGATGGACGACTACCTGCAGCTGCTGGGTGCCTTCATGCGCCGTTCGCACGGCGTGCGCCGCGTAGGCTCCGCCGCCGCCGACCTAGCCTACGTAGCCGCTGGCCGCTTTGAGGGCTTCTTCGAGTTCAACCTCAACTCCTACGATGTTGCCGCTGGCATTCTGTTGGTGCGCGAAGCCGGGGGCCGCGTGACCCAGTTCCTGGAAGATGGTGACCCGCTCTTCGGCCGCGAGGTAGTGGCCAGCAATGGCCTCGTACACC